Proteins encoded together in one Triticum dicoccoides isolate Atlit2015 ecotype Zavitan chromosome 7B, WEW_v2.0, whole genome shotgun sequence window:
- the LOC119335878 gene encoding probable aquaporin PIP2-7, giving the protein MPSPILPAKEVEEVVTANEEVTDIIVQRVPYWDPPTVRALDTSELTTWSLYRALIGEFTASLILLYVSIATVIGYRNQSSGADERCTGVGYLGVAWSFGATVSVLVYSTSGVSGGHINPAVTFALFIAGKVTLVRSVLYVAAQCLGAVVGVGIVKGIMKHPYDDFGGGANAVAGGYSLGAALGAEIFGTFVLAYTVFSATDPKRTARDAFVPLVAALPIGLSVFVVHLATIPITGTGINPARSLGAAVLYNQHKTWKQHWIFWVGPFTGAALAAFYHKIVLRDEAVVKESLEKLGSFKRSGSTA; this is encoded by the exons ATGCCGTCGCCGATCCTACCGgccaaggaggtggaggaggtggtcACCGCCAACGAAGAGGTGACAGATATCATAGTCCAGAGGGTGCCGTACTGGGACCCTCCGACGGTCCGGGCGCTGGACACGAGCGAGCTGACCACCTGGTCTCTCTACCGCGCCCTCATCGGCGAGTTCACGGCCTCCCTCATCCTCCTCTACGTGAGCATCGCCACCGTCATCGGGTACCGGAACCAGTCCTCCGGCGCCGACGAGCGGTGCACCGGCGTCGGCTACCTCGGCGTCGCCTGGTCCTTCGGCGCCACCGTCTCCGTCCTCGTCTACTCCACCAGCGGCGTCTCAG GTGGGCACATAAACCCGGCAGTGACGTTCGCGCTGTTCATCGCCGGGAAGGTGACGCTGGTGCGCTCGGTGCTGTACGTGGCGGCGCAGTGCCTCGGCGCCGTCGTCGGCGTGGGCATCGTGAAGGGGATCATGAAGCACCCCTACGACGACTTCGGCGGCGGCGCCAACGCGGTGGCCGGGGGGTACTCTCTCGGGGCGGCCCTCGGCGCGGAGATCTTCGGCACCTTCGTCCTCGCCTACACCGTCTTCTCCGCCACCGACCCCAAGCGCACCGCCCGCGACGCCTTCGTCCCC CTGGTGGCGGCGCTACCGATCGGTTTGTCGGTGTTCGTGGTGCACCTGGCGACCATCCCGATCACCGGCACCGGCATCAACCCGGCCAGGAGCCTGGGCGCCGCCGTCCTGTACAACCAGCACAAAACCTGGAAGCAACAC TGGATCTTCTGGGTCGGGCCCTTCACCGGCGCGGCCTTAGCGGCGTTCTACCACAAGATCGTGCTGCGCGACGAGGCTGTAGTGAAGGAGTCGCTAGAAAAGCTGGGCTCGTTCAAGAGGAGCGGCTCGACCGCTTGA